The region GACACCTGGCGGACAAAACTGCCTTCACCCGGGCGGATGGATATGATCCCCATCATCTCAAGGGCGCTGAACGCCTCGCGCACCGACGCCCGGCTGACGTTTAGCTTTTCGGAAAGTTCGCGCTCCGACAGCAGCTTGTCGCCCGGCTGAAGCTTGCCGTCGATAATAAGCTTTTTGATCTGACCGATGATTTCCTCGTAGACCTTCTTCGTCTTTACCGGCCTAAACATGCTTCCTCCGTGCCCTAGTATTTGCGAAGTCCGACGAAATCCGCTATGTCCCACAACGACTTGTACACCTCGGCCGGCAGTGAAGCAGGCAGCGCTCGGCGCGCAGTCGTCAGGTAATCGCTCACCCGGCCATAGCAGTATTCCACGGCATCGGTCGTATGCACAACGGCGATGCCCTTTTGCACATTCGCGTCCGTCATATCGCGAGCCTCGATTATCCGGCGCAATTCCCCAGCCTGGGGGCTATGCTGCAGGGCGTATAGGACAGGCAGGGTCAAGACTCCCTGGCGGAGATCGTTCCCCGCCGGTTTACCGATCTGTTCCGACGAAGCGGTCACATCGAGAAGGTCGTCGGTAATCTGAAAAGCCATCCCGATAGCGTAGCCATACAGCCGCAGGGCTTCGGCATCGGCTGTAGTCAGGCCGGCGGTCATCGCGCCCAGCTCGCAGCTGGCGGCGATAAAACAGGCCGTCTTATTATCGATCCGGGTTAGGTAATCCTCCATGGATTGCCGGGGGTTGAACAAATCCCTGGCCTGGCTGATCTCCCCTTCGCAGATGGAGCAGATCGTCTCAGTCAGAATCTGCAGGGCGCGAGCGCCGCCATGTACGGCAATGAGGGAGAAAGCCTTGGCAAACAGATAATCCCCCGCCAGCACGGTCACGTGGTTTCCCCAACGGGCGTTGGCGGTAGCCAGCCCCCTTCTCGTCGCCGCGCTATCGATAACGTCGTCATGCACCAGCGTCGCCATATGGATGAGCTCGATGGCGGCCGCCACCGGCACCAGTCCCGCAGGGACCTGCGAACCGCACTTGGCGCAAAGTATATACAGGGCGGGCCGCAGACGTTTGCCGCCCGCCCTGAGCAAATGACCGCCGATATCGGATACAAGATCTACCCGGGAACGGATTATAGAAGCCAGTTCCTGTTCAACAGATGCTAGTTCGGTCTTTGCCAGTTCAAAAATGGCGTGTTGTTTCACCGTCAAATCTCCTGACCAACCTCAAAATCTGCTTCTATAATACACTATCCTTCCTGGTCAGTCCATAGGCGGCAATTATTTCTTCTTTTCGACCCGGATCGCGCAGTCGGGGCAAACCATCTGGCAAATGCCGCAGACGATGCACTTTTCCATATCCGCTTCCACGCGGGGCGTGCCGTACACGCCGAGTCCCTCAGACCAACTGATGCACTTCACCGGGCACTTCTCGATGCACAGGCCGCAGCCCTTGCACATCCCGGGGAACACCGCCCACATGCCTTTGTTGCTTTCGTAAACAGCCGATTCCCAGTTAACTTTAGCCACTTTGTACCCCTCCTTACATCGCGCTCTTGATGAGTTCGTAGCCGCGGTCGAGCGCCTTGAAGTTCATGTCGCGCAGCTTGGGATCGGCCTTAAACTTATCGCCGAGCTTGGTTTCCAGCGCCTTTTTGATGCTGTCCATCGGCAACACATCCGTGGCGGCGATGATCGCGCCAAGGATAATAACGTTGAAAACCCGCGGATGCAGTTCGTTTTTGGCCAGGTCGTTGGCGGGGCAGGCGATGACCTTCTTGACGTTGGTCGGGAGATCGGCCGGATCGACGCCGGGCCCGGGCTTGGTAAACGAACAGGTCTTGGGCTCGCCGGCGATCAGGTCCTGCTGCATGTCGGCGTTGGCCGCGTCCGCCGTCGGGCAGGGCGGGGTCACGTCAAAATACTGCATACCCACGATATTGTCATTCACCTCGGCCTCCTGGACGAGGGAATTATCGTAAATATACACCGTATCCTTGCCGGCGTGCATCTTGGTCCGCTTCACGGCGCGCGGGCTCAGCGGGATGAGGATATCAGCCTCGACGAACTTGGGGGCGCCGATCGCGCCGTCGGAAATCTGCACGAAAGCGATCGAAACGCCGCCCCGCTGCTCCACGCCGAAGTTGGGGATATACAGGGCGTTTTTGCCTTCCTCGTTGGCCGCCTCGGCCAAAATCTCGGCAATCGACTGAACGCCTTGCCCGCCTTCACCGGCCAGGGCTATTTTCACGACTTTTGCCATCTTATTTGCCCTCCTTCGCCTGCGGGGTCCTGAGTTCTCCGACCTTGAAATACTGAGCCATGTCTTTTTCCACGAACTCCCACGTCTGCTTGGCGTTAGTGCGCCAGTTCGTCGGGCAGGAAGACAGGCACTCCACGAACGAAATGCCGTTGCCGGCGATCTGGTTCTCCAGCGCCTTCTTGATGAAGCCTTTCAGCTGACGGACGTTGGCGATCGTGCCGCGGGCCACGTACGCGCCCTCGGGAGCCACGGCGGCCACCATTTCCGGGCCCTTGGTCGGGTAGCCGGTCTGCTCCACGTCGCGGCCGTAGGGCGAAGTCTCGGTCTTCATACCGGGCAGGGTGGTCGGCGCCATCTGGCCGCCCGTCATGCCGTAGTTACAGTTGTTGCACAGGATGATGGTGATCTTCTCGCCCCGCACCGCGGCGTTGAAAAGATGCTGGGAGCCGATGGCGTAGCCGCCGCCGTCGCCCATGTAAGCGATCCCGACAATATCGGTGTTGGCGCGCTTCATGCCGGTGATAACCGGCGTCGTGCGGCCGTGGTGGGTCTGTACGCTGTCGCAGGCGAAGAAATCCCACGACAAGAGCGAACAGCCGATATCGCAGCCAAACACGATCTTATCCTTGATATCCAGCTCGTCGATAACCTCGCCCAGCGCCTTGAGAATGATCCCGTGGCCGCAGCCGGGACAGAATTTATGCGGCTTGGTCTCTTCATTCCAGCACTCGGGCATAGCCGGCTGAAGAACATTGTTCTCTTTCAACTCTTGCATGCTATCTTCCCCCTGCCATTACAGTTTGTTGTATTCTTCCACGAGTTCTTCGGTGGTGATGCCGATCCCCGGACGGAGCATCGGGACGATCTCGGCCTTGCCGCCGCAAACGGCGACCTGCACCATTTTCAAAAGCTGGCCGTAGGCGGACTCGGCCACAACCACCTTCTTGGCGTTCTTGACCGCGTCGGCGAGCTGCTTCTCCGGGAAGGGGCGAACGGTAATGGGGCGGAAGAGACCGACCTTTTTGCCCTGGGCCCTGAGCTCGTCGATGGCGCCCATGGCGGCGCGGGAAACAACGCCGTGGCAGACGAACACCACGTCGGCGTCCTGGCAATCCTTCTCAAACCACTCGACAACCTTGGGAGCCATGGCGTCCCAGTCGCGCTGGTTGGCCATTACGACCTCGTAAAGTTCCTCCTCGGTGTTGTAGGTGTTGCGCAGATGCCTGAACTGTTTGCCGGGCTTGAACTCGCCGACCATCGGCTCGGTCGGGACAAGCTTGACGCCCTTGGACTCGGCGTCGTAAATCGTCAGCGGCTCGCGCATCTTGGCCTGATAACCGTCGCCGAGCACGAAAGTGGGGAAACGGTAAGTCCAGGCGGCATTGAAAGCCTTGAGCGTATAATCGAACAACTCCTGGTGAGTCGCCGTCGAATAAACGATGCGGTGGCCTTCGCCATTGCCGCCGAAACAGGTCAGCGTCAGCTCCTGCTGCGCATAGATAACGGTAGCCGTCGACGGGCCGCCCCGCTGCTGGATCACGTACACCGCCGGCAGGCGCATCATCTCGGCCATCACCGCGGACTCCTGCATCAGCACGTTGCCCGGGCCGGCGGTCGCGGTAAACGACTTGCGGCCGGTCATGACGCCGCCAAGCATCGTAAAGCCGGCGGAAATCTCGTCCTCAGTCTGGAGAAAACGCTTGCCGTATTTGGGCGCCAGCCTTGTCCAGTAATGCATGATCTCGTTCTGGGGCGTAATAGGATACCCGTACATGATGTCGACCTTCGCTGCCACGGCAGCCCAGGCAACAACCTCGTTGCCCGTCATAAACACTCTCTGTTCACCTTGCAGTGAAACTTCGGCCATAAAACAGCCACCTCCTGAAAATAATATGACCTCCGGAGCCGCAAACCTGCCTGTCCCGCCGCGTACCGGCCAAGCCTGCCTTGCGCCTCTCTCGGGCAGGCGCCGCGCCGCGGGCAGCCTCGCCCCCGGCCCGCCGACCCTGCGGTCTTGCAGGCGTAAGAGCGCAGTCCGTCGCGCGGCTGCGCTCAGAACTGCGACCTGTCTCGGGGTAAAAGCTCGGTTGTTTCAGCCGCTCCGTATACAAAGGCGGGAATCCCTAACCTTCATAACCATACGTTAGTTTTTACCAACAACGCTTCTTAAATACACCGCTTGCGGCGTCACACCCGCCGCGCGGGAAATTTCTCGCGGACAGGTGGTCTGACCAGTATTTTTACATACACGTATTCTAGCACCGCAAGAAAATTCCTCCTGTTATGGATAAAATCAGCAAAGTTCAATTTTTCACTTCGCCGACACAACCCCCAGAGCGATCGACAGCATCTTCGATTCGGCGCTGTCGGCCCGTGAAGTTACGACCACCGGTTTGGCCGCCCCCATAAGCAGCCCGGCGATACGGGCGCGGGCAAAATAAACCATCGACTTGCCGAGCATGTTGCCGGCTTCGATATCGGGCACCACCAGGACATCGGCTCTGCCGGCCACCGGGCTCACGATCCCCTTGTGGCGGGCCGCCTCCTCGCTGATCGCGTTGTCGAGCGCCAGCGGGCCGTCGACGATCGCTCCCTTGATCTGGCCCCGTTCGGCCATCTTCGCCAGCGCAGCCGCCTCCAGCGTCGCCGGCATGCCGTCCTCCACCGTCTCCACCGCCGCCAGCACGGCCACCCTCACCGGGTCAACCCCCAGAGAACCCGCCAAAGCGACGGCGTTGCCGATGATGACCGCCTTGTCGGCCAACGAAGGGCTGACATTCATCGCCGCGTCGGTCAAGAACAGCAGCCGGTCCCAGCCGGCCAGCTCAAGGACGAACACATGGCTGAGAAGCGAACCGGTGCGCAAACCCGCCTCCTTGTCCAGCAGCGCGCGCAGAAAGTCGCCTGTGCCGATCAGCCCCTTCATCAGCATATCCGCCTGGCCGCTGCCCACCATCGCCGCCGCCCGCCGCGCCGCCTGGCGGACGTCGGGCTCGTGGATCACCTCCACATCGGCGAGGTTAACCCCGACCGTGCCTGCCAGCGAACTCAGCCTGGCCTGGTCGCCGACCAGCACGAACTCGGCGATGCCCTGCTCCCGTGCGTCCCGCACCGCCGCCAGCACCGCGTCGTCATGCGCCGCCGCCACCGCCACCCGGCGGGGCGGCAGGCTGCGGGCCGCAGCCAACAACTCGTCGAACTTCCTGATCATCTCTCACCCTCCCCGAAATAACGCATGCTCGTCTTCTTCCATTCCTTGGTCGAAAACAGCATGACGAACTCCCCCAAACCGAGCTCGGCCGCCAGCTCGGCCGCCAGCCGGGAACATTCCGCGCGGGTGTGGCCGTGAAGCATGATATAGAAATTATAGGGCCAGCCGTCCCGCGGCACGCGGGCGTAGCAATGCGTCACCGCCGCGCTGGCGGTCATCTTCGCCGCCACCTCGTCGAGCCTGTCCGCGGGCACCTGCCAGGCGCACAGCGCGTTGGCGGCGTACCCGATCTCGCGGTGCCGCAGCACCGCCCCCATCCGCCGCATCTCGCCCCTTTCCCGGTAGCCCGCCAGCCTCGCCAGCAGCTCCGCCTCGCCGATACCCAGGCGCTCGGCCACCGCCTTGTACGGCTCAGGCACCAGCGGCAGATCGTCCTGCAACGCGGCGATTATCTTCCTGTCAAGATCGTCCAGCATCCTCACCTACTCCAGCGTAAAACGCACGTTAACCTTGAACTTCTTCGTCGCCGGCAAATTAAGCAACCGCTTTATGCCCGGCAGCCCGGCCACCTCGGCCAGCACCCGCTCCTGGGCAGCCATGTGCGGGCTGAGGAGCGCGAACCACAGATTGTACTTCCCCTCGCGCTCATAATTATGAGTCACGCCTGGATAAGCGTTCACCGCCGCGGCCACCGCCGGCAGCGCGTCCGGCTCGACCGCCAGCGCCACCAGCGTACTCACATACCCCAGGCGCCCCGAATCGAAAAACGGGCCGATGCGGCGGATAAATCCGTTGTCGCGCAAAAACCGCAGCCGGTCGATGACCGTCCCCTCGTCGGCGCCGAGGCGCTCGGCCAGCGCCGCGAATGGCCGGGAAACCAGCGGAATGTCGCTCTGGATGATATTCAGCAACCGCTTGTCAAAATCGTTAAGCATGACGACCCCCGAAATTAACAAGGGGCAGACTGGTCAGACTGCCCCGCATGTATTCATTCTAGCAAAATATGGCTAATTACGTCAAGCAGCTCGCTCCGCCCCGTCCCGTCCGCCGCCGAATAACCGATCACGGCCGCGTCCCCCGGCAGCGCCAGCTCGTCGCGGATGACCGCCACACTCTTCCTCGCCGCCTGGCGGGAGAGCTTATCCGTCTTCGTGGCCACCACCTGCACCGGCCGGCCGAGCTCGGCCAGCCGCCTAAACGCCTCCTTGTCGCTGTCCATCGGCGGGTGGCGGCTGTCGATCAGCTGGCATATCAGCTTCAGGCGCGGCGACGCGGCCAGATACTCATCGATGAACTTCGTCCACTGGCGGCGCACCGCCCGGCCGGTGCGGGCATAACCGTAGCCCGGCAGATCGACCAGCAGGAACTGACGCCGTTCCTCCTCGCTGTATTTCAGCGCCACCGAATAGAAATTGATCGTCTGCGTCTTGCCGGGAGTGGCGCTGGTGCGGGCCAGGCCGCCGTGGCGACAAAGCGAATTGATCAGCGACGACTTGCCCACGTTCGAGCGGCCGATGAAAGCCACCTCCGCGAAATCGCCCTCCGGGTACTGGTCGGCCCGGACGGCGGACGCCAGATAACGGGCGCCCACCACGTTCGGCGCCGGCGTCGCGGCGCTCATTGGTCGGCCAGTGCGGCCCCGAGCACCTCGTCCATATGCTCCACCAGAACGAACTCCAGGCTGCGTTTCACATTCACCGGTATCTCATCCATATCGCGCTTGTTTTCCTTAGGCATGACGATCTTCTTGATACCCACCCGGTGGGCCGCCAGCACCTTCTCCTTGATGCCGCCGACCGGCAAAACGCGGCCGCGCAGCGTGATCTCGCCCGTCATGGCGATATCGTTCCTCACCGGCCGGCCAGTCAGGGCCGAGGCGATCGCTGTCGCCATCGTGATACCGGCCGACGGGCCGTCCTTGGGGATAGCCCCCTCCGGCAGGTGGATATGGATATCCGTCTTCTCGTAGAAACCGGGTTCGATACCCAACTCCTCGGCGCGGCTGCGGATATAGCTGAAGCCCGCCTGAGCCGACTCCTGCATCACCCCGCCAAGCTGACCGGTCAAAGTCAGCTTGCCCTTGCCCTTCATCGTCGAAACCTCCACCGCCAGCACATCGCCGCCCACCTCGGTCCACGCCAGGCCGGTGGCCACCCCCACCTGGAGGTTGCGTTCCGCCTTGTTGTGGCGGTGCTTGGGCGCCCCCAGGAAAGTGTGCAGATTCTGGGCGGTGATCTTCACTGTCGTCCGCTTCTCCTGCACGATCTGGCGGGCCGCCTTGCGGCAGAGATTGGCGATATTGCGTTCGAGATTGCGCACCCCGGCCTCGCGGGTATAATCGCGGATGACCTTCTGGATGGTTCCCTCGGAAAAAACGATCTGCTTCTCGGTCAGGCCGTGGTCGCGCACCTGCTTGGGAATGAGATAGCGCAGGGCGATCTGGACCTTCTCCTCCTCCGTATAGCCGGCGATGGTGATCGTCTCCATCCGGTCGAGGAGCGGCTTGGGAATATTATGCATCACGTTGGCCGTCACCACCCACAGCACCCGCGAAAGGTCGAACGGCACCTCCACGTAATGGTCGCTGAAAGTGTTGTTCTGCTCCGGGTCGAGAACCTCCAGCAGCGCGGCCGACGGGTCGCCCCGGAAATCAGAACTCATCTTGTCGATCTCGTCAAGCAGGAAAACAGGATTCTTCGAGCCCGCGGTGCGCATCCCCTGGATGACCCGCCCCGGCAGCGCCCCCACATACGTGCGCCGGTGGCCGCGGACCTCGGCCTCGTCGCGCACCCCGCCCAGCGACACGCGCACAAACTTGCGCTCCATCGCCCGGGCGATCGAACGGGCCAGCGACGTCTTGCCCACGCCGGGCGGCCCTACCAGGCAAAGGATCGGGCCCTTCATCTTCTCGGTCAGCTTGCGGATCGACAAATACTCCAGAATCCGCTCCTTCACCTTCTCCAGACCGTAGTGATCCTCATCGAGAATCTTCTCGGCGATAGAGATATCCAGGCGGTCGGTCGTCTCCTTTGTCCACGGCAGCGCCAGCAGCCAGTCGAGATAAGTGCGGATAACGGCGCTCTCGGCCACCATCGGCGGCATCTTCTCCAGCCGCTCGATCTCCTTGGTAACCTTCTCGGCCACCTCCTTGGGCAGCTCCTGCTCCTTCATCCGCTGGCGGTACTCGTCCGCCTCCGCCATCCGGTCGTCCTTATCGCCCAGTTCCTTCTGGATGGCCTTAAGCTGCTCGCGCAGATAATACTCCTTCTGGGTCTTCTCCATCTGCTTACGGACGCGGACATTGATCTTCTTCTCCAGTTCGAGGATCTCCATCTCGCGGCCGAGGATATCGCACAGCCTCTCCAGGCGCTCCTTCACATCCACCGCGTCCAGCAGCACCTGCTTATCCTCAATCTTCAGCGCCAGGTGGCTGGCGATCAGATCGGTCAGCCGCCCCGGCTCCTCGACCATCACCACCGACACCAGCGTCTCCGGCGGAATCTTCTTGCTCAGCTTCACCCACTGCTCGAACTGGCTGACCGCCGTGCGCGTGAGCGCCTCCACCTCCGGCGTCTTGGGCTCCGCCCCGTCGTACTCGCGAATCTCGGCCATATAAAACGGATCAAGCTCTGCGTAACGCACGATCTCCGCCCGGTGGAGCCCTTCCACCAGCACGCGGATTGTGCCGCCCGGCAGCTTTAGGAGCTGCTTGATCTCCGCCACCGTGCCGATGCTGAAAATATCCTCCGGCAGCGGCTTATCGGTCTGCGCGTCGCGCTGGCTGGCCAGAATAATCTGCCGGTCGTGCACCATCGCCTCCTCCAGCGCGCCGATTGACTTCTCGCGGCCGACATCGAGATGAATGATCATATATGGAAAAACGAGAATGCCCCTGAGCGGCAGTAACGGCATCTTTCTGAGCTGTTTGGACAAATTGTTTCGCCCCCTTCGGATTCGCATGGCAGTGTTAGTTTCAACGCCGCTATTTATAAATATTCTCAGGCCCTGGGGAAAAATCCTCCAACGCGAAAACATGCATCGGAGACCCCCCTATCCAATCGTACCAAAAAAGAGCCGATGTTGCCATCGGCTCCCTGCCAAACTTACATCTTCAGCCCCGCAGCGGTGAGATAATCGTGCTTCGGCGTCAGCACCTCCAGCCGGCAGAGATCGCCCACCTTCACCAGCGCGTTCTTGAGCACCTCGTCGATCGTCTCCGCCGCCACCACCTCGACCCCGATCGTCTTATACAGCTCCTGCCAGTTCTCCTTCGGGATAATGACCCGCCGCGCCCCCGCCTGCTTGGCGGCGGCGATCTTCGCGCTCACCCCGCCCACCGGCTTGACCAGGCCACGGATCGAAATCTCGCCCGTCATCGCCACCGTGTTGTCGATAGGGATATTGTTCACCGCCGAATAGATGGCCGTAGCCGCCGTCACCCCGGCCGAAGGGCCGTCCACCGGACCGCCGCCGGGGAAATTGACGTGGATGTCGTACTTGTGGTAGTCGATCCCGAACCGGCTCCACAACACGGTAAGTACATTATCCAGCGACCCCTTGGCCATACTCTTGCGGCGCATCGTCCGGCCGGGCACGCCGATCTCCTCCTCGTCCACCACCCCCGTCACCGTCAACTTGCCGTTCCCGAGCGGGTTCGGCACCACCGACACCTCGATCTCCATCAGCGTGCCGACGTTCGCGCCGTATACCGCCAGGCCGTTGGCGAACCCCACCTGGGGCTTGGGGCCGATCTTCCGATCCGGCTGGGGGCTGTACTGGCCGAAATTCACCACCCACTCCACATCGGCGGCGGCAATGTTCCGCTTGCCGTCGTTCAAGGCCACGCCGGCCACGATCTGCACGATGTTGACCGCCTCGCGGCCGTTGTTGGCATACCGTTTGATGACCTCCACCGCTTCGTCCTCGATCGTCAGATCCACCTTCCGGACGGCGTTGCGGGCGATCAGGGAGACCTCGTCCGCCAGCAGCGGTCGGAAGAAAATCTCCACACACCGCGACCGGATGGCGGGCGGAATATCCTGAGGCATGCGGGTAGTCGCGCCGATGAGGCGGAAGTCGGCCGGCAGGCCGTTCTGGAAGATATCGTGGATATGGGACGGAATATTGGTATCCTCGGTGCTGTAATAAGAACTCTCCAGAAAAACCTTGCGATCTTCCAGCACCTTCAGCAGCTTGTTCATCTGAATGTGGTGCAACTCGCCGATCTCATCGATGAACAGCAGACCGCCGTGAGCCTTGGTAACCGCCCCGGGCTTGGGCTGGGGAATGCCGGCGATGCCGAGCGGCCCCGCCCCCTGATAAATGGGATCGTGCACCGTGCCGATCAGCGGATCGGCGATACCACGCTCGTCGAAGCGGGCTGTCGTCGCGTCCATCTCGATGAACTTGGCGGCTGCGCCGAACGGCGACAGCGAATTTCGTTTGGCCTCCTCCAGCACCAGCCTGGCCGCCGCCGTCTTGCCCACGCCAGGCGGACCGTACATGATCACATGCTGGGGATTTGGCCCGCATAAAGCCGCGCGGAGCGCCTTCAGCCCCTCCGCCTGGCCGACGATCTCGCCGAAGCTGGCCGGCCTGGTCTTCTCCGCCAGCGGCTCGGTCAGCGAAATCTCCCTGAGACGCTGCAGCTTCTCCATCTCCTTCTTAGATTCCCGCTCCACGGCTACCCTGTTACCCTGCTGGGAGCGGAGGAGATTCCAGAAGTACATGCCAATCACGACGGCGAAGAAAAACTGGATCACGGTGATAATATTGACGGCGTAGTCCACACTCCGAACCTCCTTCCCGTCTGTTTCCCGGCCGTTGATAAGCCCCCATCTGCGGCGTTGCACCTGCGGGCGCTTGCTAGCGTACGGCCGAGTACGCGTCGCGGCGCGTCCTCTGTGCGCCTTGCATCTGGAGGCTTCTGAACGGCCTTTTGCTTTGTATGTTTTCGTACTCTTAGTATAGGCAGCGGCCGTGTTTTTATCCCGGCAAAAGCGACTATGGCCGGCGGGTAAAAAAACAAAAAACCGGGGGATTTCTCCCCCGGCAGCCTTTGCGGTTAAGCCGATTCCTCTTTCTTCTTCGCCTTGCGGTCTATCGTCACCAGGATGGGCTCCTCCTTGCTGAGCACCACCTCGCGGGTCACGATGCACTTGGCCACATCGCCGCGCGACGGCACCTCGTACATCACGTTGCGCATGATGCCCTCGATGATCGACCGCAGGCCGCGCGCCCCCGTCTTGCGTTTGAGCGCCTCCTGGGCGATCGAGCGCAGCGCCTCCTCCTTGAACTCAAGCTGCACGTTGTCGAGGTCTAGGAACTTCTGGTACTGCTTCACCAGCGCGTTCTTCGGCTCGACCAGGATGCGCACCAGCGCCTCCTCGTCCAGCGCGTCCAGGGTCACGATCACCGGCAGGCGGCCGACGAACTCGGGAATAAGCCCGAACTTCAGCAGATCCTCGGGCAGAATCTGCCGCAGAATCTCGCCCACCTTCTTCTCCTCGCGCGTCTTGATATCGGCCCCGAAGCCCAGCTGCTTCTTGCCGGTACGCGAGCTGATAATCTTATCAACCCCGTCGAACGCCCCGCCGCAAATAAACAGGATATTCGTCGTGTCGATCTGGATGAACTCCTGGTGGGGATGCTTGCGCCCGCCCTGCGGCGGCACGCTCGCCACCGTGCCCTCGAGAATCTTCAGCAGCGCCTGCTGCACGCCCTCGCCCGACACATCGCGGGTGATCGACGGATTCTCCGACTTGCGGGCGATCTTGTCGATCTCGTCGATATAGACGATCCCCTTCTCCGCCTTCTCCACATCGTAATCGGCGGCCTGAATGAGCTTTAAGAGGATATTTTCCACATCCTCGCCCACGTAGCCGGCCTCGGTCAGCGAAGTGGCATCGGCGATCGCGAACGGCACATTCAAAATCTTGGCCAGCGTCTGAGCAAGCAGCGTCTTGCCGCTGCCCGTCGGGCCGAGCATCACGATGTTCGACTTCTGCAGCTCGACATCTTCCAGCTTCGTGCCTAGATTGATCCGCTTGTAGTGGTTGTAAACAGCCACCGCCAGCGTCTTCTTGGCCTCATCCTGGCCGATGACGTACTGGTCGAGAATTTCCTTGATATCCTTGGGTTTAGGGATATCGCGAAGCTCAAGTTCGACATCCTCGCTCAGTTCTTCCTCAATGATCTCGTTGCACAGCTCGATACACTCGTCGCAAATATACACCCCTGGCCCGGCGACGAGCTTCTTGACCTGCTCCTGCAGCTTGCCGCAGAACGAGCACTTTAATTGACCCCTGTCATCTCCGAACTTAAGCATCTCTTCACCTCATTACTTGGGAGTTTCCTTGCGGCGCTGGATCATGACGGCATCGACGATGCCGTACTCCTTGGCCTCCTCGCTCGACATGAAGAAATCCCTTTCCATATCGCGCTGGATCTTCTCCATCGGCTGCCCGGTATGGCGAACGAGAATCTCGTTGCCGATTTCCCGCAGCCGGAGGATCTCCTTGGCGTGAATCTCGATATCGGTGGCCTGCCCCTGGGCGCCGCCGTGGGGCTGGTGAATCATCACCCGGGAATAAGGGAGCGCATAGCGCTTGCCCTTGGCGCCGGCCGACAGCAGCAGGGCCGCCGCGCTCGCCGCCATCCCGATGCAGATCGTCGACACATCCGGCTTGACATGCTGCATCGTGTCATAAATCGCCAGGCCGGAAGTCACCACGCCGCCGGGGCTGTTAATGTAAAGATGGATATCCTTGTCAGGATCTTCCGACTCCAGGAACAGCAATTGAGCGATAATCACATTCGCAACCGCGTCGTCGATCGGCCCGCCGAGAAAAACGATCCGGTCCTTGAGAAGACGGGAGTAAATATCGTAGGCGCGCTCGCCGCGGTTGTTCTGCTCGACTACTATCGGAACGAAGTTCATTAATTATACACCTCGGTACTGATATTTTCAACCTGCAAAATTTATCGTCAGATACCTTCAGTATCTATAATATTATCTTGGCGGAACGTTTGCTATACCGCCTCCGCGGCTTCGGTCGCCTCCGCGGCGTCGATGATCACCTGGGCGGCCTTCTTCCGGATCACCGTTCTGGTCAGAGCCTCAAGACGGCCCTCACTGAGAATAATCCTCCGCACTTCCTCCACCGGCGCCCGGTAACTGGCCGCCATCCCTGCGATCTCCTTCTCCAG is a window of Selenomonadales bacterium 4137-cl DNA encoding:
- the clpP gene encoding ATP-dependent Clp endopeptidase proteolytic subunit ClpP, with protein sequence MNFVPIVVEQNNRGERAYDIYSRLLKDRIVFLGGPIDDAVANVIIAQLLFLESEDPDKDIHLYINSPGGVVTSGLAIYDTMQHVKPDVSTICIGMAASAAALLLSAGAKGKRYALPYSRVMIHQPHGGAQGQATDIEIHAKEILRLREIGNEILVRHTGQPMEKIQRDMERDFFMSSEEAKEYGIVDAVMIQRRKETPK